Proteins from one Paenibacillus sp. J23TS9 genomic window:
- a CDS encoding A24 family peptidase: protein MTLIIPIYALICGLLLGSFYNVVGLRVPAGESIIHPPSHCTGCGTRLKAKDLVPVFSYLLSRGRCRHCGIKLSVLYPLGESLTGLLFLWAVLHEGISGRALIGLVLISLAVIVTVADLKYMLIPNKVLLFFTPILVAAVFIFPEGRLWSHLAGAAIGGGITFVLALFGGMGMGDVKLFALCGWVLGIPNVLVAFLAACIMGTVVYGLLILAGVLRRKQPVPFGPWLAAGTLLAYGYGTTMISGYLSLWS, encoded by the coding sequence ATGACACTGATCATCCCCATCTACGCCCTGATCTGCGGACTGCTGCTCGGCTCTTTTTATAACGTCGTCGGCCTGCGCGTTCCCGCGGGTGAATCAATCATTCACCCGCCTTCCCACTGCACAGGCTGCGGAACACGCCTAAAGGCAAAAGACCTGGTGCCGGTGTTCAGCTACCTGCTCTCCCGAGGACGCTGCCGCCACTGCGGCATAAAACTCTCGGTACTCTACCCTTTAGGCGAGTCGCTGACAGGACTGCTGTTCCTGTGGGCCGTCCTACATGAAGGCATCAGCGGCAGAGCGCTGATCGGGCTGGTACTGATCAGTTTGGCGGTGATCGTGACAGTTGCGGATCTCAAATACATGCTGATTCCGAATAAAGTGCTTCTCTTTTTCACGCCGATCCTCGTTGCCGCAGTTTTCATCTTCCCGGAGGGCCGACTATGGAGCCATCTGGCCGGAGCGGCAATCGGGGGCGGAATCACATTCGTCTTGGCGTTATTTGGCGGTATGGGCATGGGGGACGTAAAGCTGTTTGCTCTTTGCGGCTGGGTGCTGGGTATCCCGAATGTGCTGGTCGCGTTTCTTGCGGCATGCATCATGGGAACGGTTGTATACGGACTGCTGATCCTGGCAGGCGTTCTCCGGCGCAAACAGCCGGTACCATTCGGACCTTGGCTTGCCGCGGGTACGCTGCTGGCTTACGGGTACGGTACAACGATGATAAGCGGGTACCTCTCGCTATGGAGTTAG
- a CDS encoding prepilin-type N-terminal cleavage/methylation domain-containing protein: protein MEAIMKKRFGRLGREEKGFTLIELLAVIVIIGIIAVIAVPLISNVMNKSRDSADVATAKQVYDAARLYVTNELNGDFSGKIKDDETAGTVGTLTVNIATLKSKKYLDANLYLPSSKEVIDAGAVTFSNNELSGVTLLHGEKSLGNFNATEVLSSKKDTTTKN, encoded by the coding sequence ATGGAAGCGATAATGAAAAAACGTTTCGGTAGATTGGGAAGAGAGGAAAAGGGCTTTACGCTGATCGAGCTATTGGCGGTTATCGTGATAATCGGGATTATCGCGGTGATAGCCGTGCCGTTGATTTCGAATGTTATGAACAAGTCGAGGGATTCAGCAGATGTGGCAACAGCGAAACAGGTTTATGATGCGGCGAGGTTGTATGTAACGAATGAGTTGAATGGAGACTTTTCAGGGAAAATAAAAGATGATGAAACAGCAGGCACTGTAGGTACTTTAACAGTTAACATTGCGACGTTGAAATCTAAGAAATATTTAGATGCTAATCTTTATTTGCCGAGCAGCAAAGAAGTCATAGATGCAGGTGCGGTTACGTTTTCTAACAATGAGTTATCTGGTGTTACTTTGTTGCATGGAGAGAAATCTTTAGGGAATTTTAATGCCACGGAAGTATTAAGTAGCAAAAAGGATACCACTACTAAAAATTAA
- a CDS encoding type II secretion system F family protein — translation MPQFEYVVRTNGGKDLRGKLTAQDKPSAMDELRKRNLTVFSLTEQRTSILSQDLYIGNPVKTIHFIIYCRQFATLIRAGVSIVDANRILAEQTESKALRKALLDVDSSLLRGVAFSSAVQEHRKIFPNLFVSMIRAGEESGDLEGTLERLAVFFEKQHSTKEKIKSALTYPITVGLMAIAAVVYLLYAIVPQFVTMFESMDAQLPAITKMVLALSNSFQHQWFIWLAGLLIVIVAYQWTKRTERGAYMLDYAKLKIPVFGKLNQKGSIAQFSRTFSSLYASSVPVLQALTIVEEVAGNKVIGGYIRSAGDSLRQGNPLSDPLKKAWVFPPLVTQMIAIGEETGALDLMLSKVADFYEMDVENTVDRLKSLLEPLLIAFLAGVVGIIVAAIMLPMFSLYNNI, via the coding sequence ATGCCGCAATTCGAATATGTGGTTCGGACAAACGGCGGCAAGGATCTGAGAGGGAAGCTGACTGCCCAGGACAAGCCATCGGCGATGGACGAGCTGCGGAAGCGGAACCTGACGGTTTTTTCATTAACCGAGCAGCGCACATCCATTCTCTCGCAGGATTTATATATCGGAAATCCGGTCAAAACCATTCATTTTATTATTTACTGCCGCCAGTTTGCAACATTGATCCGGGCCGGAGTCAGTATCGTAGACGCCAACCGGATTCTGGCGGAACAGACCGAAAGCAAGGCGCTGCGCAAAGCGCTTCTGGATGTCGACTCAAGCTTGTTACGCGGAGTGGCCTTCTCAAGCGCCGTGCAGGAGCATCGGAAAATCTTCCCCAACCTGTTCGTCAGCATGATCCGCGCGGGTGAAGAGTCCGGGGATTTGGAAGGGACATTGGAGCGACTGGCCGTATTTTTCGAGAAACAGCATAGCACCAAGGAAAAGATCAAATCAGCCCTGACGTATCCCATTACCGTCGGACTGATGGCCATCGCTGCAGTCGTGTACCTGCTGTACGCCATTGTTCCGCAGTTTGTCACCATGTTCGAATCGATGGATGCCCAGCTTCCGGCGATTACCAAAATGGTGCTCGCGCTGAGCAACAGCTTTCAGCATCAATGGTTCATCTGGCTGGCGGGTCTGCTGATTGTGATCGTCGCCTATCAGTGGACAAAACGCACCGAACGCGGGGCTTACATGCTGGATTATGCCAAGCTCAAAATCCCGGTGTTCGGCAAGCTGAATCAGAAGGGCTCGATTGCCCAATTCTCGCGGACCTTCTCGTCGCTGTATGCAAGCTCGGTGCCGGTGTTGCAGGCATTAACAATAGTCGAAGAGGTGGCCGGTAACAAGGTGATAGGAGGATATATCCGCTCGGCTGGAGATTCACTCCGCCAAGGAAATCCGCTTTCTGATCCGCTCAAAAAAGCATGGGTATTCCCGCCGCTGGTCACCCAGATGATAGCCATCGGCGAGGAGACGGGCGCGCTTGACCTGATGCTGTCGAAAGTAGCCGATTTCTATGAGATGGACGTAGAGAATACCGTCGACCGGTTGAAATCGCTCCTCGAGCCGCTGCTGATCGCGTTCCTGGCCGGCGTGGTGGGCATTATCGTGGCAGCGATTATGCTGCCGATGTTCAGCCTGTATAACAACATTTAG
- a CDS encoding type IV pilus twitching motility protein PilT, translating into MLHIKRDIHELLLKAFELGASDLHVSPGSPPMLRMDGALAVMQEEELSPEDVKVMAQDLMGPRERERFEQEGEVDFSTQIESACRFRLNVFRQQNGASIAARLIPAVVPDLAQLGLPPVIRSLTHKPHGLILVTGPTGSGKSSTLAALIDHINHTQHKHIITLEDPIEYIHNNRTSLIQQREVGSDTASFAQGLRAALRQDPDVILVGELRDLETISAAVTAAETGHLVLGTLHTTDAPQTIDRIIDAFPGHQQSQIRIQLAGVLNAIVSQRLLPRKAGGGRICVTEVMINTPAVANLIRSEKNHQIRNLMLTGKSLGMHTMDMSIREQLQTGIIDAKTAQSYLAEGGS; encoded by the coding sequence ATGCTCCATATCAAACGGGATATTCATGAACTGCTATTGAAGGCTTTTGAGCTTGGTGCCTCCGATCTTCACGTTTCACCGGGTTCACCGCCAATGCTTCGCATGGATGGAGCGCTTGCAGTCATGCAGGAAGAAGAGCTGTCCCCGGAAGATGTGAAGGTGATGGCACAGGATTTGATGGGCCCCCGAGAAAGGGAACGTTTTGAGCAAGAAGGGGAAGTTGATTTTTCTACTCAAATCGAATCGGCCTGCCGTTTCCGGCTCAATGTATTCCGGCAGCAAAATGGCGCTTCAATTGCGGCGCGCTTGATTCCAGCCGTGGTGCCGGATCTTGCGCAGCTTGGACTTCCGCCGGTGATCCGTTCCCTGACGCATAAGCCTCATGGCTTAATACTCGTGACCGGACCTACGGGAAGCGGGAAATCATCGACGCTGGCAGCGCTCATCGACCACATCAACCATACGCAGCATAAACATATCATCACGCTGGAGGATCCCATCGAGTATATACATAACAACAGGACATCCTTGATCCAGCAGCGGGAGGTCGGAAGCGACACCGCAAGCTTTGCTCAGGGTCTAAGGGCTGCACTGCGGCAGGACCCGGACGTGATTCTGGTAGGAGAGCTCCGGGATCTGGAGACGATTTCAGCAGCCGTTACAGCCGCGGAAACCGGGCATTTGGTGCTTGGAACTCTGCATACAACCGACGCGCCGCAGACGATTGACCGCATCATTGATGCTTTTCCCGGACATCAGCAGAGTCAGATCCGCATACAGCTGGCAGGCGTACTGAACGCCATTGTTTCGCAGCGGCTTCTTCCAAGGAAAGCGGGTGGGGGCAGGATTTGCGTGACGGAAGTCATGATCAATACGCCTGCCGTGGCCAATCTGATCCGATCCGAGAAAAACCACCAGATTCGCAATCTCATGCTGACCGGAAAAAGCTTGGGCATGCATACGATGGACATGTCCATTCGTGAGCAGCTGCAGACCGGCATCATCGATGCGAAAACGGCGCAGTCGTATCTGGCGGAAGGAGGCAGCTGA